Proteins found in one Brachypodium distachyon strain Bd21 chromosome 5, Brachypodium_distachyon_v3.0, whole genome shotgun sequence genomic segment:
- the LOC100827545 gene encoding uncharacterized protein LOC100827545 has product MRAPINPTKPPTPELRGGRREVLRSTFDMAAAAVRLLLLRPGASRTAATCSALLHRPLDSFSRCSRSLEPPRLHLRPPSTVFRRHLSDAAFDVQALDTRVPATVITGFLGSGKTTLLNHILTSQHGKRIAVIENEFGEVDIDSSLVANHSSVAEDIVMVNNGCLCCTVRGDLVKMLLKLVKQKGDKFDHIVIETTGLAKPGPVIETFCSDELVSKYVKLDGVVTLVDCKHAMKHLNEVKPRWVVNEAVEQVAYADRIILNKIDLVDDAEQEVLANKIKLINGMAQMKKAKFGDVDMDFVLGIGGYDLDRIESEVQSNESKETGHCHSGDAHGHHHDHVHDSAVTSVSIVSEGVLDLDEVNDWLERLVDEKGEDLYRLKGVISVNESTGRFVFQGVHSMLEGCPAKPWEPDEKRINKLVFIGRNLDEAALRKAFKGCLL; this is encoded by the exons ATGCGTGCTCCAATAAACCCCACGAAACCCCCAACCCCAGagctccgcggcggccgccgcgaagtTCTCCGAAGCACGTTCGAtatggcggcagcggctgtACGGCTGCTGCTCCTCAGGCCCGGGGCGTCCAGAACCGCGGCCACTTGCTCCGCTCTTCTCCACCGCCCTCTCGATTCCTTCTCCAGATGCTCCCGAAGCCTCGAGCCGCCCCGTCTACACCTGCGGCCGCCGTCCACCGTCTTCCGGCGGCACCTCTCCGACGCTGCCTTCGACGTGCAGGCTCTCGACACCCGCGTTCCCGCTACCGTCATCACCGGATTCCTCGGCTCCGGCAAG ACAACCCTTCTGAATCACATTTTAACTTCACAGCACGGGAAGAGGATTGCTGTCATTGAGAATGAG TTTGGTGAGGTGGACATCGATAGCTCACTTGTCGCTAACCATTCATCTGTTGCTGAGGACATTGTGATGGTGAATAATGGTTGCCTGTGCTGCACTGTCCGAGGGGACCTTGTAAAGATGCTTCTGAAGTTGGTGAAACAGAAGGGAGACAAGTTTGATCATATTGTTATTGAAACAACTG GTCTTGCAAAGCCAGGTCCTGTTATTGAGACATTCTGTTCTGATGAATTGGTTTCTAAATATGTGAAACTTGATGGTGTGGTTACTTTGGTTGATTGTAAGCATGCCATGAAACATTTGAATGAAGTGAAACCAAGGTGGGTTGTAAATGAGGCAGTAGAACAAGTTGCTTATGCAGATCGGATTATATTAAACAAG ATTGATTTGGTCGATGACGCAGAACAGGAGGTTTTAGCCAATAAGATCAAG CTCATAAATGGGATGGCACAAATGAAAAAGGCAAAGTTTGGAGATGTTGACATGGATTTTGTGCTAGGAATTGGGGGCTATGACCTTGATAG GATTGAGTCTGAAGTCCAATCGAATGAAAGCAAAGAGACAGGTCATTGCCACTCGGGTGATGCACATG GACACCATCATGATCATGTCCATGATTCAGCTGTTACTAGTGTGAGTATTGtttcagagggagtacttgacCTTGATGAG GTTAATGATTGGCTAGAGAGGCTGGTGGATGAGAAAGGTGAAGATCTGTACAGATTGAAGGGCGTTATATCTGTGAACGAATCAACTGGACGCTTCGTATTTCAG GGTGTGCACTCTATGTTGGAAGGCTGCCCAGCAAAACCATGGGAGCCTGATGAGAAGAGAATCAATAAGCTTGTGTTTATTGGCAGAAATTTGGACGAAGCTGCACTACGGAAAGCCTTCAAAGGTTGCTTACTATGA
- the LOC100831204 gene encoding cell division cycle 20.2, cofactor of APC complex → MDAGSNSISSEKSSRYAAPRSPLKEAGSRPYMPSLSTASRNPNAKCYGDRFIPNRSAMDMDMAHYLLTEPKRDEKNVGTASPSNEMYRKLLAEKLLNNRTRILAFQNKPPEPENILTELRADTASIQAKPTKQRRHIPQTAERTLDAPDLVDDYYLNLLDWGSSNVLSIALGNTVYLWDGSNGSTSELVTVDEDNGPVTSVSWAPDGRHIAVGLNSSIVQLWDPSSNRLLRTLRGVHESRVGSLAWNNNILTTGGMDGKIVNNDVRIRNHAVQTYHGHEQEVCGLKWSGSGQHLASGGNDNLLHIWDVSMASSVQSAGRTQWLHRLDDHLAAVKALAWCPFQSNLLASGGGGSDRCIKLWNTHTGACLNSVDTGSQVCALLWNKNERELLSSHGFTQNQLTLWKYPSMVKMAELTGHSSRVLFMTQSPDGCTVASAAADETLRFWNVFGTPDTPKATKVKASHTGMFNSYNHIR, encoded by the exons atggatgcaggctcCAACTCGATCTCGTCGGAGAAGAGCAGCCGGTACGCGGCGCCGCGGTCGCCGCTCAAGGAGGCCGGATCCAGGCCGTACATGCCGTCGCTGAGCACGGCGTCCCGCAACCCTAACGCCAAGTGCTAT GGCGACAGGTTCATTCCGAACAGGTCGGCGATGGACATGGACATGGCGCACTACCTTCTGACGGAACCGAAGAGGGACGAGAAGAACGTGGGGACAGCATCCCCGTCCAATGAGATGTACCGGAAACTATTGGCCGAGAAGCTGCTTAACAACCGTACCAGAATTCTGGCCTTCCAGAACAAGCCGCCGGAGCCTGAGAACATCCTCACAGAACTCCGTGCTGATACAGCTTCCATCCAGGCGAAGCCAACGAAGCAGCGCCGACACATCCCTCAG ACCGCGGAGAGGACTCTGGATGCGCCAGACCTTGTTGACGATTACTACCTCAACCTACTGGACTGGGGAAGCAGCAATGTGCTGTCCATTGCGCTGGGCAACACGGTATACCTCTGGGATGGCTCAAATGGATCTACATCTGAGCTCGTTACCGTTGATGAGGACAATGGCCCTGTCACCAGTGTTAGCTGGGCTCCTGATGGCCGACACATTGCTGTTGGACTCAACTCGTCAATTGTCCAGCTCTGGGATCCCAGCTCTAACCGACTG CTAAGGACACTGCGAGGTGTGCATGAGTCGAGGGTTGGTTCACTGGCGTGGAACAACAACATCCTGACCACTGGTGGGATGGATGGCAAGATTGTGAACAATGATGTGAGGATTAGGAACCATGCTGTGCAGACATACCATGGGCACGAGCAGGAGGTGTGTGGACTCAAGTGGTCAGGGTCAGGACAGCACCTGGCCAGTGGTGGCAACGACAACCTCCTCCATATATGGGATGTGTCTATGGCATCCTCTGTACAATCTGCAGGTCGTACCCAATGGCTGCACAGGCTTGATGACCACTTGGCTGCAGTGAAGGCCCTCGCATGGTGCCCATTCCAGAGCAACCTGCTGGCATCTGGTGGTGGCGGAAGTGACCGGTGCATCAAGTTGTGGAACACACACACCGGCGCATGCCTCAACTCTGTGGACACCGGGTCGCAAGTGTGTGCACTGCTATGGaacaagaatgagagagagctGCTGAGCTCACATGGATTCACTCAGAATCAGCTCACTTTGTGGAAGTACCCGTCAATGGTTAAGATGGCTGAACTCACTGGCCACAGCTCCCGTGTCCTTTTCATGACTCAG AGCCCTGATGGTTGTACTGTAGCATCTGCTGCAGCAGATGAGACCCTGCGGTTCTGGAATGTGTTTGGGACTCCTGATACTCCTAAGGCTACGAAAGTCAAGGCTTCTCATACTGGGATGTTCAACAGCTACAATCATATCCGATAA
- the LOC100826620 gene encoding clathrin interactor EPSIN 1: MDFMKVFDQTVREIKREVNLKVLKVPELEQKVLDATSDEPWGPHGSALSELAQATRKFSECQMVMSVLWTRVAERGSNWRHVYKALTIIEYLIANGSERAVDDILDHYSKISVLSSFEYVEPNGKDSGINVRKKVETLLGIINDKERIKAVREKAASNRDKYVGLSSTGSTYKSSSASLGSNYSSGERYGSFSGTREADSFSDSYRDKEPAKKSASNTGSHKSGSKIRNDAKHDRSSSKSPSNTKGNEDDFDDFDPRGSSSNGAANTKTSEVDLFGPNLMDDFIDEPAAIPATNSAAEPQADLFADADFQSAAPSTETAAHQDIQDNVDLFGGNATFASAFTPQTGFPPPSSGTSSDANVSMSKNTIPEPFDPFADIPISSFGGTDPFGAFSSNVGSSSAPPPLHGSTGSRGTSSQNLQAASNFGAFESNTEAAAKDPFDFSSSGNLGKADVTPLASPKTDASDFGAFVANTEEAAKDPFDLSLSSNHGRTGQAPMAAPKSNAKKENFQVKSGIWADSLSRGLIDLNITGPKKVNLADVGIVGGLSDGSDDKAQQPSWSMGAGGSGLGMSGIPKSTQGGGIESLANYNKYQFGFK, from the exons ATGGATTTCATGAAGGTTTTCGACCAGACCGTACGGGAGAT CAAGAGGGAGGTCAATCTGAAGGTGCTCAAGGTTCCCGAGCTCGAGCAGAAG GTACTTGACGCAACAAGTGATGAACCTTGGGGTCCCCATGGATCTGCTCTTTCAGAATTAGCGCAGGCCACTCGGAAGTT CTCTGAGTGTCAGATGGTAATGAGTGTCCTCTGGACTAGGGTGGCTGAGCGAGGCTCAAACTGGCGCCATGTGTATAAG GCACTGACAATTATTGAGTACTTGATAGCCAATGGATCCGAGCGGGCAGTTGATGACATTCTTGATCATTATTCAAAGATCTCG GTTCTTTCGAGTTTTGAGTATGTGGAGCCTAATGGAAAAGATTCTGGAATAAATGTGAGGAAGAAAGTCGAAACTCTATTGGGCATCATAAATGACAAGGAGAGAATAAAGGCTGTGAGGGAGAAAGCAGCCAGTAACCGTGACAA GTATGTTGGATTATCATCGACAGGCTCCACATATAAATCAAGCTCAGCCTCTTTAGGAAGCAACTACAGTTCAGGTGAACGTTATGGGAGTTTCAGTGGCACAAGGGAAGCTGATTCATTCAGTGACAGTTACAGGGACAAAGAACCTGCTAAAAAATCTGCAAGTAATACTGGCAGCCACAAATCTGGCAGCAAGATAAGAAACGATGCGAAGCATGATAGAAG CTCCTCGAAGTCCCCATCCAACACAAAAGGCAATGAGGACGACTTTGATGACTTTGATCCTCGTGGATCTTCTTCAAATG GTGCGGCTAATACAAAGACCAGTGAGGTGGATCTTTTTGGCCCAAACTTGATGGATGATTTTATTGATGAACCTGCAGCAATTCCAGCAACAAACAGTGCTGCGGAACCTCAAGCAGATCTATTTGCTGATGCAGATTTCCAGTCAGCAGCCCCGAGTACAGAAACAGCTGCGCATCAGGATATCCAG GACAATGTTGACCTTTTTGGGGGAAATGCAACATTTGCTTCGGCATTCACACCACAGACGGGGTTTCCACCACCAAGTTCTGGGACATCTTCAGATGCTAATGTGTCCATGTCCAAGAACACAATACCTGAACCATTTGATCCTTTTGCTGATATTCCTATAAGCAGTTTTGGTGGTACTGACCCATTTGGTGCCTTCAGCTCTAATGTTGGATCGTCTAGTGCACCACCACCTCTACATGGTTCCACTGGAAGTAGAGGCACGTCGAGTCAGAACCTTCAGGCAGCCTCGAACTTTGGTGCCTTTGAATCGAACACTGAGGCTGCAGCTAAAGATCCCTTTGATTTTTCTTCCAGTGGCAATCTTGGTAAAGCAGACGTGACACCTTTGGCATCTCCCAAAACTGATGCATCTGATTTCGGTGCCTTTGTAGCAAACACTGAGGAAGCAGCTAAGGACCCATTCGATCTTTCTTTGAGTAGCAACCATGGAAGGACAGGGCAAGCACCTATGGCAGCTCCCAAGTCTAATGCCAAGAAGGAAAATTTCCAGGTCAAGTCTGGCATATGGGCTGACTCTTTGAGCCGTGGATTGATTGATCTGAACATAACTGGAC CAAAGAAGGTGAACTTAGCTGATGTTGGGATTGTCGGCGGCCTCAGTGATGGATCTGACGACAAGGCTCAGCAGCCCTCATGGAGCATGGGTGCAGGGGGATCCGGCCTAGGAATGTCCGGAATTCCCAAGTCTACACAGGGTGGTGGCATCGAGAGCCTGGCAAACTACAACAAGTATCAATTTGGCTTCAAATGA
- the LOC100839058 gene encoding LOW QUALITY PROTEIN: myb family transcription factor PHL11 (The sequence of the model RefSeq protein was modified relative to this genomic sequence to represent the inferred CDS: substituted 1 base at 1 genomic stop codon) — protein MFEGSYGGGCAAGAEAALSRDPKQRLRWTPELHRRFVDAVAKLGGPDKATPKSVLRLMGIKGLTLFHLKSHLQKYRMGRQTKKATDLELASSGGFAAGDISFSIGTPRLVPAGDDNREISPTDTLRYQIQVQRKLHEQLEVQKKLHARIEAQGRYLKAILEKAKKNISVDINGSPNIESTRSQFMDFNLDLLGLMDNGTQMYEENSEQLMKAISDNNLKDNNLDFQLYDVGSQEAKNVRCTPRTEDLLLLDLNIKGGHDLSSTGMQXCEFDLKINQQKGYRFLGEGRQFWEISTFAIRTFLPVPMLRMLGHELDLLCGNAKFTEENYKCLKHAVYTYVQ, from the exons ATGTTTGAAGGGAGCTACGGCGGCGGTTGTGCTGCCGGGGCAGAAGCGGCGCTGTCGCGGGACCCGAAGCAGCGGCTGCGGTGGACGCCGGAGCTCCACCGGCGCTTCGTCGACGCCGTCGCCAAGCTCGGCGGCCCGGACA AAGCGACGCCCAAGTCGGTGCTCAGGCTGATGGGCATCAAAGGCCTCACTCTGTTCCATCTCAAAAGCCACCTTCAG AAGTACAGGATGGGAAGGCAAACTAAGAAAGCCACAGACCTGGAACTAGCAAGCAGTGGTG GATTTGCAGCGGGAGACATCAGTTTCTCAATCGGAACGCCTCGTCTTGTTCCTGCTGGAGATGACAACAG AGAAATATCACCCACAGATACACTCAGGTATCAAATTCAGGTCCAAAGAAAACTGCATGAACAACTCGAG GTGCAAAAGAAGCTGCATGCGCGAATAGAGGCTCAAGGGAGGTATTTAAAGGCAATACTAGAGAAAGCCAAGAAAAATATTTCTGTTGACATAAATGGATCTCCCAACATAGAATCAACAAGATCACAGTTCATGGATTTCAACCTAGATCTTTTAGGTTTGATGGACAATGGAACACAGATGTATGAAGAAAACAGTGAACAATTGATGAAAGCTATATCTGATAACAATCTTAAAGATAATAATTTAGATTTCCAGCTCTACGATGTAGGAAGCCAGGAGGCTAAGAATGTCAGATGCACTCCGAGAACTGAAGACCTGCTCCTATTAGACTTGAATATTAAAGGAGGACATGACCTCTCTTCTACAGGAATGCAATGATGTGAGTTCGACTTGAAGATCAACCAGCAGAAAGGATACAGATTCCTTGGAGAGGGCAGACAGTTTTGGGAAATTTCAACATTTGCTATTAGAACATTTTTACCTGTGCCAATGTTGAGGATGCTTGGTCACGAGCTTGATTTACTCTGTGGTAATGCTAAATTTACTGAAGAAAATTATAAATGCTTGAAGCATGCAGTGTATACATATGTACAGTGA
- the LOC100823337 gene encoding uncharacterized protein LOC100823337 isoform X3 gives MYTLHLQCPAVTFSQPQGLHGHLVPPSRATPPCRCRSPPSLVPPVPPAAGRRFACAPRASTAGNPQSAPQDEPRPERGFWAKWMVEGAEMRARVAKLGLAAVLAYGLFDAVTYTAFFVLAFLGYEKSTGKNPAANLKALIGIVILMWTGNNVTRPFRVAGAAALAPVIDRGLKGIQEKLNLPSQMYAFLLVVGSVAVVGR, from the exons ATGTACACGCTGCACTTGCAGTGCCCCGCGGTCACCTTCTCCCAGCCACAAGGTCTCCACGGCCATCTCGTGCCACCCAGCCGCGCGACGCCTccatgccgctgccgctcgccACCGTCCCTAGTACCCCCtgtgccgcccgccgccgggcGCAGATTCGCCTGTGCTCcccgcgcctccaccgccggaAACCCACAATCAGCCCCGCAG GACGAGCCCCGGCCGGAGCGTGGGTTTTGGGCCAAGTGGATG GTGGAGGGCGCGGAGATGAGGGCCAGGGTGGCCAAGCTCGGTCTGGCCGCCGTGCTGGCCTACGGGCTGTTCGACGCCGTCACCTACACGGCGTTCTTCGTACTCGCCTTCCTCGGCTACGAGAAGAGCACTGGCAAGAACCCCGCGGCCAACCTCAAGGCATTGATAGGG ATAGTTATTCTAATGTGGACGGGTAACAATGTTACGAGACCGTTTCGAGTTGCGGGTGCAGCTGCTTTGGCACCAGTGATCGACAGAGGCTTGAAGGGTATTCAGGAGAAACTCAATCTTCCCAGTCAGATGTATGCTTTTCTACTTGTGGTTGGATCTGTGGCTGTG GTTGGCAGATAG
- the LOC100823337 gene encoding uncharacterized protein LOC100823337 isoform X2 has translation MYTLHLQCPAVTFSQPQGLHGHLVPPSRATPPCRCRSPPSLVPPVPPAAGRRFACAPRASTAGNPQSAPQDEPRPERGFWAKWMVEGAEMRARVAKLGLAAVLAYGLFDAVTYTAFFVLAFLGYEKSTGKNPAANLKALIGIVILMWTGNNVTRPFRVAGAAALAPVIDRGLKGIQEKLNLPSQMYAFLLVVGSVAVVKMF, from the exons ATGTACACGCTGCACTTGCAGTGCCCCGCGGTCACCTTCTCCCAGCCACAAGGTCTCCACGGCCATCTCGTGCCACCCAGCCGCGCGACGCCTccatgccgctgccgctcgccACCGTCCCTAGTACCCCCtgtgccgcccgccgccgggcGCAGATTCGCCTGTGCTCcccgcgcctccaccgccggaAACCCACAATCAGCCCCGCAG GACGAGCCCCGGCCGGAGCGTGGGTTTTGGGCCAAGTGGATG GTGGAGGGCGCGGAGATGAGGGCCAGGGTGGCCAAGCTCGGTCTGGCCGCCGTGCTGGCCTACGGGCTGTTCGACGCCGTCACCTACACGGCGTTCTTCGTACTCGCCTTCCTCGGCTACGAGAAGAGCACTGGCAAGAACCCCGCGGCCAACCTCAAGGCATTGATAGGG ATAGTTATTCTAATGTGGACGGGTAACAATGTTACGAGACCGTTTCGAGTTGCGGGTGCAGCTGCTTTGGCACCAGTGATCGACAGAGGCTTGAAGGGTATTCAGGAGAAACTCAATCTTCCCAGTCAGATGTATGCTTTTCTACTTGTGGTTGGATCTGTGGCTGTG GTAAAAATGTTCTAA
- the LOC100823337 gene encoding uncharacterized protein LOC100823337 isoform X1, giving the protein MYTLHLQCPAVTFSQPQGLHGHLVPPSRATPPCRCRSPPSLVPPVPPAAGRRFACAPRASTAGNPQSAPQDEPRPERGFWAKWMVEGAEMRARVAKLGLAAVLAYGLFDAVTYTAFFVLAFLGYEKSTGKNPAANLKALIGIVILMWTGNNVTRPFRVAGAAALAPVIDRGLKGIQEKLNLPSQMYAFLLVVGSVAVVCFTLVGFLILSKWGK; this is encoded by the exons ATGTACACGCTGCACTTGCAGTGCCCCGCGGTCACCTTCTCCCAGCCACAAGGTCTCCACGGCCATCTCGTGCCACCCAGCCGCGCGACGCCTccatgccgctgccgctcgccACCGTCCCTAGTACCCCCtgtgccgcccgccgccgggcGCAGATTCGCCTGTGCTCcccgcgcctccaccgccggaAACCCACAATCAGCCCCGCAG GACGAGCCCCGGCCGGAGCGTGGGTTTTGGGCCAAGTGGATG GTGGAGGGCGCGGAGATGAGGGCCAGGGTGGCCAAGCTCGGTCTGGCCGCCGTGCTGGCCTACGGGCTGTTCGACGCCGTCACCTACACGGCGTTCTTCGTACTCGCCTTCCTCGGCTACGAGAAGAGCACTGGCAAGAACCCCGCGGCCAACCTCAAGGCATTGATAGGG ATAGTTATTCTAATGTGGACGGGTAACAATGTTACGAGACCGTTTCGAGTTGCGGGTGCAGCTGCTTTGGCACCAGTGATCGACAGAGGCTTGAAGGGTATTCAGGAGAAACTCAATCTTCCCAGTCAGATGTATGCTTTTCTACTTGTGGTTGGATCTGTGGCTGTGGTATGCTTCACTCTTGTTGGCTTCTTGATCCTCTCAAAGTGGGGAAAGTGA
- the LOC100830584 gene encoding ubiquinol oxidase 1a, mitochondrial, with protein MSSRMAGSVLLRHAGASRLFSATATSPAAAAARPFLAGGESVPGAWVRLMSTSAGSQAKQEAAKAAAPPKDKEGGEKKEVVVNSYWGIEQAKKLVREDGTEWKWSCFRPWETYTADTSIDLTKHHVPKTMLDKIAYWTVKSLRFPTDIFFQRRYGCRAMMLETVAAVPGMVGGMLLHLRSLRRFEQSGGWIRALLEEAENERMHLMTFMEVAQPRWYERALVIAVQGVFFNAYFFGYLISPKFAHRVVGYLEEEAVHSYTEFLKDLEAGKIDDVPAPSIAIDYWRLPANATLKDVVTVVRADEAHHRDVNHFASDVYYQGMELKATPAPIGYH; from the exons ATGAGCTCCCGGATGGCCGGatccgtcctcctccgccacgccGGCGCCAGCCGCCTCTTCTCCGCGACCGCGACCtctcctgcggcggcggcggcgaggccgttTCTGGCTGGCGGAGAGAGCGTCCCTGGGGCGTGGGTGCGGCTGATGTCCACGTCCGCTGGCTCGCAGGCGAagcaggaggcggcgaaggcggctGCACCGCCCAAGGACAAGGAGGgcggggagaagaaggaggtggtGGTCAACAGCTACTGGGGGATCGAGCAGGCGAAGAAGCTGGTGCGCGAGGACGgcaccgagtggaagtggtcTTGCTTCAGG CCATGGGAGACGTACACCGCGGACACGTCCATCGATCTGACCAAGCACCACGTGCCCAAGACGATGCTCGACAAGATCGCTTACTGGACCGTCAAGTCGCTGCGCTTCCCCACCGACATCTTCTTCCAG AGGAGGTATGGCTGCCGCGCAATGATGCTGGAGACGGTTGCGGCAGTGCCCGGGATGGTGGGCGGCATGCTCCTCCACCTGCGTTCCCTCCGGCGCTTCGAGCAGAGCGGCGGGTGGATCCGTgcgctgctggaggaggccgagaaCGAGCGCATGCACCTCATGACCTTCATGGAGGTGGCGCAGCCGAGGTGGTACGAGCGCGCCCTCGTCATCGCCGTCCAGGGCGTCTTCTTCAACGCCTACTTCTTCGGCTACCTCATCTCCCCCAAGTTCGCGCACCGTGTCGTCGGGTacctggaggaggaggccgtccaCTCCTACACTGAGTTCCTCAAGGACCTGGAAGCCGGCAAGATCGACGACGTCCCTGCCCCATCCATTGCCATTGACTACTGGCGCCTCCCGGCCAACGCCACGCTCAAGGATGTCGTCACCGTGGTGCGCGCCGATGAGGCTCACCACCGCGACGTCAACCACTTCGCATCG GACGTGTACTACCAGGGCATGGAGCTGAAGGCCACCCCTGCGCCGATCGGATATCACTGA
- the LOC100832724 gene encoding ubiquinol oxidase 1b, mitochondrial has protein sequence MSSRMAGATLLRHLAPRLVAAAEPASGLAARSIMPAAARIFPARMASTAAAPDVQEGAAGATGKTEGQSKTKAVVSYWGIEPRKLVKADGTEWPWFCFRPWDTYTADTAIDMQKHHEPKSLPDKIAYYTVKTLGVPKDLFFQRRHASHALLLETVAAVPPMVGGMLLHLRSLRRFEHSGGWIRALMEEAENERMHLMTFLEVTQPKWWERALVMAVQGVFFNAYFVGYLVSPKFAHRFVGYLEEEAVKSYTEYLKDLEAGKIENTPAPAIAIDYWRLPADATLKDVVAVVRADEAHHRDANHYASDIHYQGLTLKETPAPIGYH, from the exons ATGAGCTCTCGCATGGCCGGAGCCACGCTTCTCCGCCACCTGGCCccccgcctcgtcgccgccgcggagccggCGTCCGGGCTCGCCGCGAGGAGCATCATGCCCGCGGCCGCCAGGATTTTCCCCGCCCGGATGGCAAGCACAGCCGCCGCCCCGGATGTCCAAgaaggcgccgccggcgccactgGAAAGACCGAGGGCCAGAGCAAGACCAAGGCCGTGGTCAGCTACTGGGGCATCGAGCCACGGAAGCTCGTCAAGGCGGACGGCACCGAGTGGCCGTGGTTCTGCTTCAGG CCGTGGGACACGTACACGGCGGACACGGCGATCGACATGCAGAAGCACCACGAGCCCAAGTCCCTGCCGGACAAGATCGCGTATTACACCGTCAAAACCCTCGGTGTCCCCAAGGACCTCTTCTTCCAGCGCCGGCACGCGAGCCACGCATTGCTGCTGGAAACAGTAGCCGCCGTCCCTCCCATGGTGGGCGGCATGCTTCTCCACTTACGCTCGCTCCGGCGCTTCGAGCACAGCGGCGGCTGGATCCGGGCGCTCATGGAAGAAGCCGAGAACGAGCGGATGCACCTCATGACATTCCTCGAGGTGACGCAGCCCAAGTGGTGGGAGCGCGCGCTCGTGATGGCCGTCCAGGGAGTCTTCTTCAACGCCTACTTCGTCGGATACCTGGTTTCCCCCAAGTTCGCGCACAGGTTCGTCGGGTACCTTGAAGAAGAGGCCGTGAAGTCTTATACCGAGTACCTTAAGGACCTGGAGGCTGGGAAGATCGAGAAcaccccggcgccggccattGCCATCGACTACTGGCGCCTCCCCGCAGATGCTACGCTCAAggacgtcgtcgccgtcgtccgcgccgacgaggcccATCACCGCGACGCCAACCACTACGCCTCG GACATCCATTACCAGGGATTGACGCTCAAGGAGACGCCTGCCCCGATCGGGTACCACTGA
- the LOC100833030 gene encoding ubiquinol oxidase 1b, mitochondrial → MSSRMAGATLLRHLGPRLFAAAEPASGLAARSIMAPAAARILPARMASTASAAPDAKEGASAAAKTDSAATPEQSKTKSVVSYWGIESRKLVKPDGTEWPWFCFTPWDTYRADTSIDMEKHHKPKSVPDKVAYYAVRSLRVPMDLFFQRRHASHALLLETVAAVPPMVGGMLLHLRSLRRFEHSGGWIRALMEEAENERMHLMTFLEVTQPNWWERALVMAAQGVFVNAYFVGYLVSPKFAHRFVGYLEEEAVHSYTEYLKDLEAGKIENTPAPAIAIDYWRLPADATLKDVVTVIRADEAHHRDANHYASDIHYQGLTLKETPAPIGYH, encoded by the exons ATGAGCTCTCGAATGGCCGGAGCCACGCTTCTGCGCCACCTGGGCCCCCGCCTGTtcgccgccgcggagccggCGTCCGGGCTCGCCGCGAGGAGCATCATGGCGCCCGCGGCCGCCAGGATTCTCCCCGCCCGGATGGCCAGCacagcctccgccgccccggaTGCCAAAGAaggcgccagcgccgccgcaaAGACGGATTCCGCCGCGACCCCGGAGCAGAGCAAGACCAAGTCCGTGGTCAGCTACTGGGGCATCGAGTCACGGAAGCTCGTCAAGCCGGACGGCACCGAGTGGCCGTGGTTCTGCTTCACG CCATGGGACACGTACAGGGCGGACACGTCGATCGACATGGAGAAGCACCACAAGCCCAAGTCGGTCCCGGACAAGGTGGCCTACTACGCCGTGAGGTCGCTCCGGGTGCCCATGGACCTCTTCTTCCAGCGCCGGCACGCGAGCCACGCGCTGCTGCTAGAAACAGTAGCCGCGGTTCCTCCCATGGTGGGCGGCATGCTTCTCCACTTACGCTCGCTCCGGCGCTTCGAGCACAGCGGCGGCTGGATCCGGGCGCTCATGGAAGAAGCCGAGAACGAGCGGATGCACCTCATGACCTTCCTGGAGGTGACGCAGCCCAACTGGTGGGAGCGAGCGCTCGTGATGGCCGCGCAGGGGGTCTTCGTCAACGCCTACTTCGTCGGCTACCTGGTTTCCCCCAAGTTCGCGCACAGGTTCGTGGGCTACCTTGAAGAAGAGGCCGTGCACTCGTATACCGAATACCTCAAGGATTTGGAAGCAGGGAAGATCGAGAACACTCCTGCGCCGGCCATTGCTATCGACTACTGGCGCCTGCCGGCCGACGCCACGCTCAAGGACGTCGTCACCGTCATCCGCGCCGACGAGGCGCATCACCGCGACGCCAATCATTATGCCTCG GATATCCATTACCAGGGATTGACGCTCAAGGAGACGCCTGCCCCGATTGGGTACCACTAA